One window of Mesorhizobium sp. PAMC28654 genomic DNA carries:
- a CDS encoding portal protein, which produces MSDSRARDILLRQSEFETERSQYEAVWEAVSEFCDPDAPDIWSGRRGGRADSQAERQERRGSRVYANTINSAANRLAAGLESLIIPQSEKWHGLSTAAMNDEETDEEKEWAEALRDFLFSLRYSANSNFVPATQACLRNVVRYGPAYLYAEEGFGNTLIRYASIPVAEGYLSRNRWGQVDTFHRRYERTARQAAQLLGYEKLPARIRTLVDDPAKCDEKISLIQCIQPRDERKMYRLSGSYQYLDTAYASYHVIEDEEAIVRESGFGTFPVSCFNWRRYEGDPYGISPTIEALTTVREENAVRRSGLRALQQITDPATASKARLDYVPVLNPGENYPGLIDDSGRPLIAPITTGQNPTYAFNYAQSRAEEIRDMMFVNLFQTLVQNPQMTATEALIRQEEKGALLGPSGSIIQAGFATNLDRELGILEDKGLYDDDSRFVPPETLAGKTVRPTFTGPLGVLRRSAEARDTIQVVTTAMQMAQFDPGVMDNIDSDEAIKIVQSAGRSPQRIFRRKDEVDGMRSARAQAQQAQTGMAAIAAAGKVAKDAVPAGAGPRQRLARWVAGAVAGRRRGWTGRAGRAGDTKCAGRRQRGGRRMSGKRFAHSTQAGGAAKARDALTKAYLRVFSGEDGEMVLADLAAATGYYRRPSYGEWMARTKTPGGFELHSALSNARAEVVQHIMGFLTLDEEQLVALEKAARLEGR; this is translated from the coding sequence ATGAGCGATTCCCGCGCCCGAGATATTCTTTTGCGCCAGTCCGAATTCGAGACCGAGCGCAGCCAGTATGAGGCTGTGTGGGAGGCCGTCTCTGAATTCTGCGATCCCGATGCGCCCGACATCTGGAGCGGGCGGCGCGGCGGTCGTGCGGATTCGCAGGCCGAGCGGCAGGAGCGGCGGGGCAGCCGTGTCTACGCCAACACCATCAATTCGGCCGCCAACCGGCTGGCGGCCGGGCTGGAAAGCCTGATTATTCCGCAGTCGGAAAAATGGCATGGCCTGTCGACCGCCGCCATGAACGACGAGGAGACCGACGAGGAGAAGGAGTGGGCGGAGGCGCTGCGCGATTTCCTGTTCTCGCTGCGCTACTCCGCCAATTCCAACTTCGTCCCGGCCACGCAGGCGTGCCTGCGCAATGTCGTTCGCTACGGCCCGGCCTATCTCTACGCGGAGGAGGGGTTCGGCAACACGCTGATCCGCTATGCTTCGATCCCGGTGGCGGAAGGGTATCTCAGCCGCAACCGCTGGGGCCAGGTCGATACGTTCCACCGCCGCTACGAGCGCACGGCGCGGCAGGCGGCGCAGCTGCTGGGCTATGAAAAGCTTCCGGCGCGCATTCGCACGCTGGTCGACGATCCGGCGAAATGCGACGAAAAAATCTCACTGATCCAGTGCATCCAGCCGCGCGACGAGCGCAAGATGTACCGTCTGTCGGGCTCCTACCAGTATCTCGACACCGCCTATGCCTCCTACCACGTCATCGAGGACGAGGAGGCGATCGTGCGCGAAAGCGGCTTCGGCACCTTCCCGGTCTCCTGCTTCAACTGGCGCCGCTACGAGGGCGACCCCTACGGTATCTCGCCGACCATCGAGGCGCTGACCACGGTGCGCGAGGAAAACGCCGTTCGCCGCTCCGGCCTGCGCGCGCTGCAGCAGATCACCGATCCGGCCACCGCCTCGAAGGCCAGGCTCGACTATGTGCCGGTGCTCAATCCCGGCGAGAATTATCCCGGCCTGATCGACGACAGCGGGCGGCCGTTGATCGCGCCCATCACCACCGGGCAGAACCCGACCTACGCCTTCAACTATGCGCAGAGCCGGGCCGAGGAAATCCGCGACATGATGTTCGTCAACCTGTTCCAGACGCTGGTGCAGAACCCGCAGATGACCGCCACCGAAGCGCTGATCCGCCAGGAGGAGAAGGGCGCGCTGCTCGGCCCCTCCGGCTCGATCATCCAGGCGGGCTTCGCCACCAATCTCGACCGCGAGCTCGGCATCCTCGAGGACAAGGGACTTTACGACGACGACAGCCGCTTCGTGCCGCCTGAAACCCTGGCCGGCAAGACGGTGCGGCCGACCTTCACCGGCCCGCTCGGCGTGCTCAGGCGCTCGGCCGAGGCGCGCGACACCATCCAGGTGGTGACGACGGCCATGCAGATGGCGCAGTTCGATCCCGGCGTGATGGACAATATCGACAGCGACGAGGCGATCAAGATCGTGCAGAGCGCGGGCCGCAGCCCGCAGCGCATCTTCCGCCGCAAGGACGAGGTGGACGGCATGCGCAGCGCCCGCGCCCAGGCCCAGCAGGCGCAGACCGGCATGGCGGCCATCGCCGCCGCCGGCAAGGTGGCCAAGGACGCGGTGCCGGCCGGTGCAGGCCCGCGACAGCGGCTTGCTCGATGGGTTGCAGGGGCTGTTGCAGGGCGGCGGCGCGGGTGGACCGGCCGCGCAGGGCGCGCCGGCGACACAAAATGCGCCGGCCGGCGCCAGCGCGGCGGGCGGCGCATGAGCGGCAAGCGCTTTGCCCACTCAACGCAGGCCGGTGGTGCGGCCAAGGCGCGGGATGCGCTGACCAAGGCGTATCTCAGAGTCTTTTCAGGCGAGGATGGCGAGATGGTTCTGGCTGATCTCGCGGCGGCGACCGGCTACTACCGGCGCCCGTCCTATGGCGAGTGGATGGCCAGGACGAAAACGCCCGGCGGTTTCGAGCTGCACAGCGCCTTGAGCAATGCGCGCGCCGAGGTGGTGCAGCACATCATGGGGTTCTTGACGCTGGACGAGGAACAGTTGGTGGCGCTGGAGAAGGCGGCACGGCTGGAGGGTAGGTGA
- a CDS encoding glycine zipper domain-containing protein: MIMKKTIVAVLMTVATVALAGCETQSESQQRATTGALIGGAGGALVGQALGGNTASTVVGAAGGALLGAVIGQSTTPQPSGQQLCRYQNRSGQIYTAPCDDRYYRGQY; this comes from the coding sequence ATGATTATGAAGAAAACCATTGTGGCCGTGCTGATGACCGTCGCGACAGTCGCGCTGGCTGGCTGCGAGACGCAGTCGGAATCGCAGCAACGGGCGACCACGGGCGCGCTGATCGGAGGCGCCGGCGGCGCTCTCGTCGGCCAGGCGCTCGGCGGCAACACCGCAAGCACCGTGGTCGGTGCCGCAGGCGGCGCCCTGCTCGGCGCAGTCATCGGCCAGTCGACCACCCCGCAGCCGAGCGGCCAACAGCTCTGCCGCTACCAGAACCGCTCCGGCCAAATCTACACCGCGCCTTGCGACGACCGTTATTACAGAGGGCAGTACTGA
- a CDS encoding Coat protein yields the protein MADAYTRIADAIVPSVYAQYSFEEHVQSLEIYQAGILFSDPSISSKLSMGGRSVDMPGWKDLGNDPSEPVNDNPADSIEMKKVGARREVAARNVRAQAWGIPDLTSILAGDDPQKLIVRRQTEYWQRANKLTLLGILKGVLADNVANDAGDLVRTTGASIVDTDIIEAAYLMGDRADKFKTIWMHSKQMKALKLADLIDYVPSSQQGGPLIPYYMGLRAVVDDDIPVATGVYTAFMFKDKAILWNELPVNTEGGPLEFDRKPRQGHGGGVTEMVGRRHFVPHVPGTRFLAASLAGEFATDAELALAANWDRTASSVKNMSFIALKTTEA from the coding sequence ATGGCAGACGCCTATACCCGCATCGCGGACGCGATCGTTCCGTCCGTCTATGCGCAATACTCGTTCGAGGAACATGTGCAGTCTCTCGAAATCTACCAGGCCGGAATCCTGTTTTCCGACCCGTCCATCTCCTCGAAACTCTCGATGGGCGGCCGATCCGTCGACATGCCCGGCTGGAAGGACCTCGGCAACGATCCGTCCGAACCGGTCAACGACAATCCGGCCGACTCGATCGAAATGAAGAAGGTCGGCGCGCGCCGCGAAGTGGCGGCCCGCAATGTCCGCGCCCAGGCCTGGGGCATTCCCGACCTGACCTCGATCCTGGCCGGCGACGACCCGCAGAAGCTGATCGTGCGCCGCCAGACCGAATACTGGCAGCGCGCCAACAAGCTGACACTGCTCGGCATCCTCAAGGGTGTGCTGGCCGACAACGTCGCCAATGACGCCGGCGACCTGGTGCGCACCACCGGCGCTTCCATCGTCGACACGGACATCATCGAGGCCGCCTACCTGATGGGCGACCGCGCGGACAAGTTCAAGACGATCTGGATGCATTCCAAGCAGATGAAGGCGCTGAAGCTCGCCGATCTGATCGACTATGTGCCGTCCTCGCAGCAGGGCGGGCCGCTGATCCCCTACTACATGGGTCTGCGGGCCGTCGTCGATGACGACATTCCGGTGGCAACCGGCGTCTATACGGCCTTCATGTTCAAGGACAAGGCGATCCTGTGGAACGAGCTTCCGGTCAACACGGAAGGCGGCCCGCTGGAGTTCGACCGCAAGCCGCGCCAGGGCCATGGCGGCGGCGTCACCGAAATGGTCGGACGCCGGCACTTCGTGCCGCATGTGCCGGGCACGCGTTTCCTTGCCGCGTCGCTTGCTGGCGAATTCGCCACCGATGCCGAACTGGCGCTGGCGGCGAACTGGGACCGCACGGCCTCCAGCGTGAAGAACATGTCGTTCATCGCGCTGAAGACCACCGAGGCCTAG